The following proteins are encoded in a genomic region of Acipenser ruthenus chromosome 4, fAciRut3.2 maternal haplotype, whole genome shotgun sequence:
- the LOC117399559 gene encoding STARD3 N-terminal-like protein, translating into MERALSGSVDSRASLHTVSSINAAQLAARLESYESGEKKSISDVRRTFCLFVTFDLLFITLLWIIELNVDGGIEKQLSKEVLYYDYHSSFFDIFVLAVFRFTLLILAYAVCKLRHWWAIAITTAVTSAFLIVKVIISKLLTQGAFGYLLPIMSFVLAWIETWFLDFKVLPQETEDENRFQSVPDASERAVLIQPGPLSDGQFYSPPESVADSDEETEEKQDHEKPVL; encoded by the exons ATGGAGAGAGCCCTGAGTGGGAGTGTGGACTCCAGGGCTTCCCTGCACACTGTCAGCTCCATTAATGCAGCGCAGCTCGCAGCCAGACTCGAGTCCTATGAATCCGGGGAAAAGAAATCCATATCTGATGTCAGACGGACTTTTTGCCTATTTGTTACCTTTGATCTTCTGTTCATTACCTTGCTGTGGATCATTGAACTGAAT GTAGATGGAGGCATTGAAAAACAGTTAAGCAAGGAAGTTCTTTATTATGATTACCATTCCTCCTTCTTTGACATATTT GTACTAGCAGTTTTTCGATTTACTCTATTGATACTTGCTTATGCAGTGTGCAAGCTGAGACATTGGTGGGCTATAGCG ATAACAACAGCAGTTACCAGTGCCTTTTTAATAGTTAAAGTCATCATCTCCAAG CTGCTTACCCAAGGTGCTTTTGGCTACCTGCTGCCTATTATGTCCTTCGTACTAGCATGGATAGAGACCTGGTTTTTGGACTTCAAAGTATTGCCACAAGAGACGGAGGATGAAAACA GGTTCCAGTCAGTTCCGGATGCCTCAGAGAGGGCGGTGCTTATTCAACCAGGCCCTCTGTCTGATGGACAGTTCTACTCACCTCCAGAGTCCGTAGCAG aCTCAGATGAGGAAACAGAAGAAAAGCAGGATCACGAGAAGCCGGTTCTTTAG